A genomic stretch from Streptomyces sp. QL37 includes:
- the fxsT gene encoding FxSxx-COOH system tetratricopeptide repeat protein, giving the protein MTAGRDGRIVTFYSYKGGTGRTMALANTAWILAANGKRVLAVDWDLEAPGLHRFFHPFLDPSTLGATTGVIDLITEYAWAATNPAQRADDWHRDYARIQPHAVSLTPEALGWEFPRGGTLDFVSAGRQNREYSATVSTFDWDNFYDRLGGGHFFDALRDDMKANYDYVLIDSRTGLSDIADICTVHLPDVLVDCFTLSDQSIDGAASVARQIAERYTGRPISIFPVPMRIDEGEKEKADAGRALARLKFDRLPRDLSGDELTAYWGAVEIPYRPYYAYEETLATFGDEAGLSNSLLSAFERLTAVVTQQEITSMPPVGEEVRLRIRDAFTRRRPALPADLFLSYVAENRMWADWIESVLTRAGFRVVPRDVSAEPGPVDANRAVETATRTVVLLSSAYLKSQRAVDLWERAVSEDPGGGRRQLLPLRVSDVRLSAPYIDRNPVDLFRLDEVHATTALMRALDRPVQLGDGMSPGPRFPGTVPRIWNAPPRNPGFTGRSLVLERMRDQLGGGMAVVLPQPQTLYGLGGVGKTQVALEYVHRFMADYDLVWWISSEQIDDVVASLAELAVRLGAQGGDDMAAASQEAVDLLRRGVPSERWLLVFDNADDPERLSRYFPQGGSGHILVTSRNQSWSQHGDALPVDVFLREESIEHLQRRAPGLSDEDAAQVATAVGDLPLAVEQAAAWIAETATPIDTYLEQLARQAPEVLALNQPAGYPQPVAATWNISIERLKERSPAAVRLLQLCAFFAPEPISANLLYSKEMIEALKPYDPSLQEKLVLGRVIREIGRFALAKVDQVSNSIQVHRLVQAVIRAQLSEEEQREARHVVHRILAGARPDDDEPIDNPETWPRFATIWPHLGPSDARNCKDPETRRLLIDRVRYLWKRGDVRTAGRLGDELRDTWRDMLGNQDLQYLYLCFHLSNILRTRGRYVEAKELDEVTLGRQREVLGPEHPHTYMTTSSLAIDLGLLGDYGKAIELATAAHEGFSQIFHDRHPRTLAAANNLALNLRSVGQYARAREIDQDVYDLRSEVLGPEHPYSLSSAISLARDLREVGRYEDSVGLLSRTYDAYKATLGRTYPTTLSAAKSLAVSLRRAGQLEDARRLTVATRARYRAKYTAANPESLACDLNMASDLFAAGEAVEARDTAQEVVDQYMNVPGEHHPYTLAAQNNLGAYLVGTGAHLEAEKLLTRVVASMREVFGREHPNTLFCVMNLANATAGRGDLELVLETERRVSGQLRDVLGAHHPETLAMTSNLAVTLGAMGRKDEALRVRAETGDELARQLGDEHPLTRIARDERRFWRELEPMSV; this is encoded by the coding sequence ATGACAGCCGGTCGTGACGGGCGCATCGTCACTTTCTACTCGTACAAGGGCGGTACGGGGCGCACCATGGCCCTGGCCAACACCGCCTGGATCCTGGCCGCCAACGGCAAGCGGGTGCTGGCCGTCGACTGGGACCTGGAAGCACCCGGGCTCCACCGGTTCTTCCATCCCTTCCTCGACCCCTCGACGCTCGGGGCCACCACCGGCGTGATCGATCTGATCACCGAGTACGCCTGGGCCGCGACCAACCCCGCCCAGCGGGCCGACGACTGGCACCGCGACTACGCCCGCATCCAGCCGCACGCGGTCTCGCTCACCCCCGAGGCGCTCGGCTGGGAGTTCCCGAGGGGCGGCACCCTCGACTTCGTCTCCGCCGGACGGCAGAACCGCGAGTACTCCGCGACCGTCTCCACCTTCGACTGGGACAACTTCTACGACCGGCTCGGCGGCGGCCACTTCTTCGACGCCCTGCGGGACGACATGAAGGCCAACTACGACTACGTCCTCATCGACAGCCGTACGGGCCTCAGCGACATCGCCGACATCTGCACCGTCCACCTCCCGGACGTGCTCGTCGACTGCTTCACCCTCAGCGACCAGTCGATCGACGGCGCGGCCTCCGTCGCCCGGCAGATCGCGGAGCGCTACACCGGCCGGCCCATCTCGATCTTCCCCGTCCCGATGCGGATCGACGAGGGCGAGAAGGAGAAGGCCGACGCCGGGCGGGCGCTGGCCCGGCTGAAGTTCGACCGGCTGCCCCGTGACCTCTCGGGCGACGAACTCACCGCCTACTGGGGCGCGGTGGAGATCCCGTACCGCCCCTACTACGCGTACGAGGAGACCCTGGCCACCTTCGGTGACGAGGCGGGGCTCAGCAACTCGCTGCTGTCCGCCTTCGAGCGTCTCACCGCGGTGGTCACCCAGCAGGAGATCACCTCGATGCCCCCGGTGGGTGAGGAGGTCCGGCTGCGCATCCGCGACGCGTTCACCCGGCGCAGGCCCGCGCTGCCCGCCGATCTCTTCCTAAGCTATGTGGCGGAGAACCGCATGTGGGCCGACTGGATCGAATCGGTCCTCACCCGCGCCGGGTTCCGGGTGGTCCCGCGCGACGTCTCCGCCGAGCCCGGACCCGTGGACGCGAACCGCGCCGTCGAGACCGCGACCCGCACCGTCGTCCTGCTCTCCAGCGCCTACCTCAAGTCCCAGCGGGCCGTGGACCTCTGGGAGCGCGCGGTCTCCGAGGACCCCGGTGGCGGGAGGCGTCAGCTGTTGCCGCTCAGGGTCAGCGACGTCCGGCTCTCCGCGCCGTACATCGACCGCAACCCGGTCGACCTGTTCCGGCTGGACGAGGTGCACGCCACCACGGCCCTGATGCGCGCCCTGGACCGGCCGGTGCAGCTCGGCGACGGTATGTCGCCCGGCCCCCGCTTCCCCGGCACCGTGCCGAGGATCTGGAACGCGCCGCCGCGCAACCCCGGCTTCACCGGCCGCTCCCTGGTCCTGGAGCGGATGCGTGACCAGCTCGGCGGTGGCATGGCCGTCGTGCTGCCGCAGCCGCAGACCCTGTACGGCCTCGGCGGAGTCGGCAAGACACAGGTCGCCCTGGAGTACGTGCACCGCTTCATGGCCGACTACGACCTGGTGTGGTGGATATCGTCCGAGCAGATCGACGACGTCGTGGCCAGCCTCGCCGAACTCGCCGTACGGCTGGGTGCCCAGGGCGGCGACGACATGGCGGCAGCCTCGCAGGAAGCCGTGGACCTGCTGCGGCGGGGGGTGCCCTCGGAACGCTGGCTGCTGGTGTTCGACAACGCCGACGACCCGGAGCGCCTCAGCCGCTACTTCCCGCAGGGCGGCTCCGGCCACATCCTCGTCACGTCCAGGAACCAGTCCTGGTCGCAGCACGGTGACGCGCTGCCCGTCGACGTGTTCCTGCGGGAGGAGTCGATCGAGCACCTCCAGCGCCGTGCACCGGGGCTGAGCGACGAGGACGCGGCCCAGGTGGCCACCGCCGTCGGAGACCTGCCGCTGGCGGTCGAGCAGGCGGCGGCGTGGATCGCGGAGACCGCGACCCCGATCGACACCTATCTGGAGCAGTTGGCCCGGCAGGCCCCGGAGGTCCTGGCGCTGAACCAGCCGGCCGGTTATCCGCAGCCCGTCGCCGCCACCTGGAACATCTCCATCGAACGCCTCAAGGAGCGTTCGCCCGCAGCGGTGCGTCTGCTCCAGCTCTGCGCGTTCTTCGCGCCCGAGCCGATCTCTGCCAATCTCCTGTACAGCAAGGAGATGATCGAGGCGCTGAAGCCGTACGACCCCTCGCTCCAGGAGAAGCTGGTCCTCGGCCGGGTCATCCGGGAGATCGGCCGCTTCGCCTTGGCCAAGGTCGACCAGGTGTCGAACTCCATCCAGGTGCACCGACTGGTGCAGGCGGTGATCAGGGCCCAGCTCAGCGAGGAGGAGCAGCGCGAGGCGAGGCATGTCGTCCACCGCATCCTTGCGGGTGCCCGGCCGGACGACGACGAGCCGATCGACAACCCGGAGACCTGGCCGCGCTTCGCCACGATCTGGCCGCACCTCGGTCCGTCGGACGCGCGCAACTGCAAGGACCCGGAGACCCGCAGGCTGCTGATCGACCGGGTGCGCTACCTGTGGAAGCGGGGGGACGTCCGGACGGCGGGCCGGCTCGGGGACGAACTCCGCGACACCTGGCGGGACATGCTGGGCAACCAGGACCTGCAGTACCTCTACCTCTGCTTCCACCTCTCCAACATCCTGCGCACCCGGGGCCGGTACGTGGAGGCCAAGGAGCTCGACGAGGTGACCCTGGGCAGGCAGCGGGAGGTGCTGGGGCCGGAGCACCCCCACACGTACATGACCACCAGCAGCCTGGCCATCGACCTCGGGCTCCTCGGTGACTACGGCAAGGCGATCGAGCTGGCGACCGCGGCGCACGAGGGATTCAGCCAGATCTTCCACGACAGGCATCCCCGGACGCTGGCCGCGGCGAACAACCTGGCGCTGAACCTGCGGAGCGTCGGACAGTACGCCCGGGCCAGGGAGATCGACCAGGACGTCTACGACCTGCGGTCCGAGGTCCTCGGTCCCGAGCACCCGTACAGCCTGTCCTCCGCCATCTCACTGGCACGTGATCTGCGCGAGGTGGGGCGGTACGAGGACTCGGTCGGTCTGCTCAGCCGGACGTACGACGCGTACAAGGCCACCCTCGGCCGGACCTACCCCACCACGCTCAGCGCCGCGAAGAGTCTGGCGGTCTCGCTGCGCAGGGCGGGGCAGCTGGAGGACGCCCGGAGGCTGACGGTGGCCACCCGGGCGAGGTACCGGGCCAAGTACACCGCGGCCAACCCCGAGTCGCTGGCCTGCGACCTCAACATGGCGTCCGACCTGTTCGCCGCGGGGGAGGCCGTCGAGGCCAGGGACACCGCGCAGGAGGTGGTGGACCAGTACATGAACGTGCCGGGGGAGCACCACCCGTACACCCTGGCCGCGCAGAACAACCTCGGCGCCTACCTCGTGGGGACGGGTGCGCACCTGGAGGCGGAGAAGCTGCTGACGCGGGTGGTCGCCTCGATGCGTGAGGTCTTCGGCCGCGAGCACCCGAACACGCTGTTCTGCGTCATGAACCTGGCGAACGCGACGGCCGGGCGGGGCGATCTCGAACTCGTCCTGGAGACGGAGCGGCGGGTCTCGGGCCAGCTCCGTGATGTTCTCGGAGCGCATCACCCGGAGACCCTGGCCATGACGTCGAACCTCGCGGTCACGCTCGGCGCGATGGGACGCAAGGACGAGGCGCTGAGGGTGCGGGCGGAGACGGGGGACGAACTGGCACGCCAGCTCGGCGACGAACACCCGCTCACCCGGATAGCGAGGGACGAGCGGAGGTTCTGGCGCGAGCTGGAGCCGATGTCGGTGTGA
- a CDS encoding alpha/beta fold hydrolase produces MRSRVRVADGRHLMVERQGDPRGRPVFLLHGMPGSRLGPAPRGMVLYQRNMQLIAYDRPGYGGSDRLPGRRVMDVAEDVRAIADSLGLERFAVVGRSGGAPHALACAALMPDRVTRGAALVSLAPPDAEGLDWFDGMAASNVLAYSRAAADPDGLAESFISRSAEIRQNPARLLDDLRRELTDSDRTVVNDAGIRTMLLANFREGLRTSAYGWIDDALAFCRPWGFDPADIRCPVMLWHGVKDVFSPVGHSRWLAEQIPGATAVLEPAAAHFDALSVLPEVLNWLLDEREAAVG; encoded by the coding sequence GTGCGGAGTCGGGTGCGCGTGGCCGACGGACGGCATCTGATGGTCGAGCGACAGGGGGACCCCCGCGGCAGACCGGTGTTCCTCCTGCACGGCATGCCCGGCAGCCGGCTGGGGCCCGCTCCACGCGGGATGGTCCTCTACCAGCGGAACATGCAGCTGATCGCCTACGACCGCCCGGGGTACGGCGGCTCGGACCGGCTTCCGGGGCGGCGGGTGATGGACGTCGCCGAGGACGTACGGGCGATCGCGGACTCCCTCGGCCTGGAACGCTTCGCCGTGGTCGGCCGTTCCGGCGGCGCACCGCACGCTCTGGCCTGCGCCGCGCTGATGCCCGACCGGGTCACCCGTGGCGCCGCCCTGGTCAGCCTGGCTCCCCCGGATGCCGAAGGGCTCGACTGGTTCGACGGGATGGCCGCTTCGAACGTGCTCGCGTACTCCAGGGCGGCGGCGGACCCGGACGGGCTGGCGGAATCCTTCATCAGCCGCTCGGCGGAGATCCGGCAGAACCCCGCCCGGCTCCTGGACGACCTGCGCCGGGAGCTGACCGACAGCGACCGCACCGTGGTCAACGACGCCGGGATCCGCACGATGCTGCTCGCCAACTTCCGCGAGGGGCTGCGCACATCGGCGTACGGCTGGATCGACGACGCGCTCGCGTTCTGCAGGCCGTGGGGGTTCGATCCCGCCGACATCCGGTGTCCCGTGATGCTGTGGCACGGCGTGAAGGACGTGTTCTCCCCGGTGGGCCACTCCCGGTGGCTGGCCGAACAGATACCGGGCGCCACCGCCGTGCTGGAACCGGCGGCGGCGCACTTCGACGCGCTGTCCGTGCTGCCCGAGGTGCTCAACTGGCTGCTGGACGAACGGGAGGCCGCGGTGGGCTGA
- a CDS encoding S1 family peptidase, with product MKHRRIPRKRVALAGSAVLALVAAGVTFQTANASDDVPEFTAKTLSAHSAGSLATTLDKALGGDKAGSYYDAKAKNLVVNVIDEAAAEQVRQAGGKARLVQHTLAELTNARQILTDKATIPGTSWAVDPVSNKVVVTADRTVDGAAWDKLGKVVDGLGSKAELKKSAGEFKPLIAGGDAIWGDGGRCSLGFNVVKGGEPYFLTAGHCTEGITSWSDTQGGAEIGANEGSSFPDNDYGLVKYTSDVEHPSEVDLYNGSTQAITQAGDATVGQTVTRSGSTTQVHDGEVTALDATVNYGNGDIVNGLIQTTVCAEPGDSGGALFAGDTALGLTSGGSGDCSAGGETFFQPVPEALAAFGAEIG from the coding sequence TTGAAGCACCGACGCATACCCAGGAAGCGTGTGGCCCTGGCCGGATCGGCCGTCCTCGCACTGGTCGCGGCAGGAGTCACGTTCCAGACCGCGAACGCGAGTGACGACGTACCCGAGTTCACCGCGAAGACCCTCAGTGCCCACTCGGCCGGAAGTCTCGCCACCACCCTGGACAAGGCCCTCGGCGGTGACAAGGCGGGCTCGTACTACGACGCCAAGGCCAAGAACCTCGTCGTCAACGTCATCGACGAGGCGGCGGCCGAGCAGGTCCGCCAGGCGGGCGGCAAGGCCAGACTCGTACAGCACACGCTCGCCGAGCTGACGAACGCGCGGCAGATCCTCACCGACAAGGCAACCATCCCCGGCACCTCGTGGGCGGTCGACCCGGTCAGCAACAAGGTGGTCGTCACGGCCGACCGCACGGTCGACGGCGCGGCCTGGGACAAGCTCGGCAAGGTGGTCGACGGGCTCGGATCCAAGGCCGAACTCAAGAAGTCAGCAGGGGAGTTCAAGCCCCTCATCGCGGGCGGCGACGCCATCTGGGGCGACGGCGGACGCTGCTCGCTCGGCTTCAACGTGGTCAAGGGCGGCGAGCCGTACTTCCTGACGGCCGGTCACTGCACCGAGGGGATCACCAGCTGGTCCGACACGCAGGGCGGCGCGGAGATCGGAGCCAACGAGGGCTCCAGCTTCCCTGACAACGACTACGGCCTGGTCAAGTACACGTCGGACGTCGAGCACCCCAGCGAGGTGGACCTCTACAACGGCTCCACCCAGGCGATCACCCAGGCCGGCGACGCGACCGTCGGCCAGACCGTGACGCGCAGCGGCTCCACCACCCAGGTCCACGACGGTGAGGTCACCGCACTGGACGCCACGGTCAACTACGGCAACGGCGACATCGTCAACGGCCTCATCCAGACCACGGTCTGCGCCGAGCCCGGCGACAGCGGCGGCGCGCTCTTCGCGGGCGACACCGCGCTCGGTCTCACCTCGGGCGGCAGCGGTGACTGCTCCGCCGGCGGCGAGACGTTCTTCCAGCCGGTGCCCGAGGCGCTGGCGGCCTTCGGCGCCGAGATCGGCTGA
- a CDS encoding phospholipase, which yields MRRRFTIPFAAIAVALPLALGPAASASAAPSDKPQVLSSWTQTSASSYNAWNAARNNQGAWAAYGFDWSTDYCSTSPDNPFGFPFQTACARHDFGYRNYKAAGTFSANKSRIDSAFYSDLKRVCAAYSGAKLTSCNSTAWTYYHAVDIFGVAPARAGELSPTA from the coding sequence ATGCGTCGCCGATTCACCATCCCGTTCGCCGCCATCGCCGTGGCGCTCCCGCTCGCCCTCGGACCTGCCGCTTCCGCTTCGGCTGCCCCCTCGGACAAGCCGCAGGTCCTCAGCTCCTGGACACAGACGAGCGCCTCCAGCTACAACGCGTGGAACGCCGCACGCAACAACCAGGGCGCCTGGGCGGCATACGGCTTCGACTGGTCGACGGACTACTGCAGCACCTCTCCCGACAATCCGTTCGGCTTCCCGTTCCAGACGGCCTGCGCCCGGCATGACTTCGGCTACCGCAACTACAAGGCCGCGGGCACGTTCTCCGCGAACAAGTCCCGCATCGACTCCGCGTTCTACTCGGACCTCAAGCGCGTGTGTGCCGCCTATTCCGGCGCCAAACTGACCTCGTGCAACAGCACGGCGTGGACGTACTACCACGCGGTGGACATCTTCGGCGTCGCCCCGGCCAGGGCGGGCGAGCTGTCGCCCACCGCATGA
- a CDS encoding DUF3533 domain-containing protein: MTFADEVKSAVTTRAALLVVGVLALQLLFIASYVGALHRPDPTDVPFGVVAPQQVSGQLVTQLDDLPGGPLDPRAVSGEAEARRQIQNREIDGALIVSPTGATDTVLVASGGGTVLATSLTRIIKETEGPRQRTVRTVDVAPASPDDFDGLSSFYLVVGWCVGGYLCASILAISAGTKPANRQRAVIRTAVMALYSIAGGIGGAVIIGPVLGALPGSVWALAGLGALTVFAVGMITLALEALTGIVGIGLAVLLIVIAGNPSAGGAFPLPMLPDFWRAIGPALPPGAGTWVARSIAYFKGNAVTGPLLVLSAWAVVGTALTLLLSMRRRDTEPRRAAGASGGSSRLG; this comes from the coding sequence ATGACTTTCGCTGACGAGGTGAAGAGCGCCGTCACCACCCGGGCCGCGCTACTGGTTGTCGGTGTACTGGCACTGCAGCTGCTGTTCATCGCCTCGTACGTCGGCGCGCTGCACAGGCCCGACCCGACGGACGTCCCCTTCGGGGTCGTCGCCCCGCAGCAGGTGTCCGGGCAGCTCGTCACCCAGCTGGATGACCTGCCGGGCGGCCCGCTCGACCCGCGCGCTGTCTCCGGCGAGGCCGAGGCCCGCCGGCAGATCCAGAACCGCGAGATCGACGGCGCCCTGATCGTCAGCCCCACCGGGGCGACGGACACCGTGCTCGTCGCGTCCGGGGGCGGCACCGTGCTGGCCACCTCGCTCACCAGGATCATCAAGGAGACGGAGGGGCCCAGGCAGCGCACCGTACGGACCGTGGACGTGGCACCCGCCTCCCCGGACGACTTCGACGGCCTCTCGTCGTTCTACCTGGTCGTGGGCTGGTGCGTGGGCGGCTACCTCTGCGCGTCGATCCTGGCGATCAGTGCGGGCACCAAGCCGGCCAACCGGCAGCGCGCGGTGATCCGCACCGCGGTCATGGCGCTGTACTCGATCGCGGGCGGCATCGGGGGCGCGGTCATCATCGGCCCCGTCCTCGGCGCGCTCCCGGGCAGCGTCTGGGCCCTGGCCGGCCTGGGCGCCCTGACCGTCTTCGCGGTCGGCATGATCACGCTCGCCCTGGAGGCGCTCACCGGCATCGTCGGCATCGGCCTGGCCGTCCTGCTCATCGTGATCGCGGGCAACCCGAGCGCAGGCGGCGCCTTCCCGCTGCCGATGCTGCCGGACTTCTGGCGGGCGATCGGCCCCGCCCTGCCACCGGGAGCGGGCACCTGGGTGGCCCGCTCGATCGCGTACTTCAAGGGCAACGCGGTCACCGGCCCGCTGCTGGTGCTCTCCGCCTGGGCAGTCGTCGGCACGGCCCTGACCCTGCTCCTGTCGATGCGCCGCCGGGACACGGAGCCCCGGCGGGCGGCGGGCGCCTCCGGCGGCAGCTCGCGCCTCGGCTGA